One Salvia splendens isolate huo1 chromosome 22, SspV2, whole genome shotgun sequence DNA segment encodes these proteins:
- the LOC121786963 gene encoding uncharacterized protein LOC121786963: MHTPYTPCGAKWHGVTEIGNAPRHSVAHYRDQLSLIRPGQFLWTPYADCILPEYCIDSTASYLCDTYLVCWSFVEAHEAGRVCRQFNRYQRIPQYCDRMLHSSGHLSKSHRRGRKGADWAKVHKFFIDEWDLRHDRFQATFDHATATLGGRINPGYMAWYNRITVSYLVQPGTQSTDGMNEAASSNLLAVETLQGIWHLTSEHDTDPRFIQIRDMAASALRAMNHADAMEYPSSQRQNVVVPPRPPTSLRHGLPGVRTGGHGITRHHRLAQQQQPQPEYAVPEPLSPEYDPPGWSQLSGASIEPSQWGARASCDSFFGGVSDWDASQQGRDTYFQNYQFMDRVGEEEGQEEEGPEEEGGEEEGQEEEGPEEEGGEEHDEVIFRPPTAGSSRSSSTIGRAMQNVFRGFSTRKNKGKAPTKFTPPSR; encoded by the exons atgcacacgccgtataccccgtgcggagccaa gtggcacggagttactgaaattggaaatgcgCCCCGACATTCAGTAGCTCATTATCGTGATCAGTTATCACTGATCCGTCCTGGCCAG tttCTGTGGACACCCTATGCAGACTGTATCCTCCCTGAGTACTGCATTGATTCGACTGCATCCTACTTGTGCGATACTTATTTGGTGTGCTGGTCATTTGTCGAGGCACACGAGGCTGGACGCGTTTGTCGACAATTTAACCGCTACCAGCGTATTCCTCAGTACTGTGATAGGATGCTACATAGCTCCGGCCATTTGAGTAAAAGTCATCGCCGTGGGAGGAAGGGCGCTGATTGGGCTAAGGTACAtaagttcttcattgatgaatgGGACTTGCGCCACGACAGGTTCCAAGCAACTTTTGACCACGCAACGGCGACACTAGGTGGTCGCATTAATCCGGGTTATATGGCGTGGTACAATAGGATCACCGTGTCGTACCTAGTTCAACCTGGGACACAGTCAACTGACGGGATGAACGAGGCAGCCTCTTCTAATTTATTGGCG GTTGAGACCCTTCAGGGGATATGGCATTTGACCTCTGAGCATGACACAGACCCTCGGTTCATTCAGATTCGAGACATGGCTGCTTCGGCACTTCGTGCGATGAACCATGCTGATGCGATGGAGTATCCATCTTCTCAACGGCAAAATGTGGTCGTGCCGCCACGCCCACCAACTTCTCTTCGTCATGGACTGCCGGGTGTCCGGACGGGTGGGCACGGGATTACACGACACCATAGGTTGGCGCAGCAGCAGCAACCGCAACCTGAGTATGCGGTACCAGAGCCCTTGAGTCCGGAGTACGATCCCCCAGGATGGTCTCAGTTGAGTGGTGCAAGCATTGAGCCCTCGCAATGGGGAGCACGCGCGTCATGTGATTCATTCTTTGGAGGTGTGTCTGATTGGGATGCATCTCAACAAGGACGTGACACGTACTTTCAGAATTATCAATTTATGGATCGTGTGGGGGAAGAAGAGGGTCAGGAAGAAGAGGGTccggaagaagagggaggggaaGAAGAGGGTCAGGAAGAAGAGGGTCCGGAAGAAGAGGGCGGGGAGGAACATGACGAAGTAATATTCCGACCACCGACCGCGGGATCCTCACGATCATCAAGTACGATTGGCCGGGCTATGCAGAATGTATTCAGGGGCTTCTCAACAAGGAAGAACAAAGGGAAGGCTCCGACAAAGTTCACGCCTCCATCTAGATAG
- the LOC121786962 gene encoding uncharacterized protein LOC121786962 produces MSECYNNVLRGVRELPIRALVDLTFWRTVKWWAEKKTTIEHTEGELTPWARDRLAKNDSKGRKHYITVIDRDLGKYHVRTRGRIVQGVSKGNNVQIVRYLESSCSCGKWQMWRIPCSHACAVARDRGHVMIDLIDEKYYLGTWRSQYYSEVSFDAPRHEEYWVAPSWKLCITPQQLIPRTRGRVRRRRILNQMDVQEEDEPRAPRRCRNCGIEGHDRRNCSAGAVQ; encoded by the coding sequence ATGTCGGAGTGCTACAATAACGTCTTGAGGGGTGTGAGAGAGTTGCCGATTAGAGCGTTGgttgatttgacattttggaGGACGGTAAAATGGTGGGCGGAGAAGAAGACAACAATAGAACACACCGAAGGTGAATTAACCCCATGGGCGAGGGACAGACTTGCTAAGAATGACTCAAAGGGGCGAAAACATTACATCACTGTCATTGACCGAGATCTAGGGAAGTACCATGTCCGAACTCGAGGAAGAATCGTACAAGGAGTGTCAAAGGGCAACAATGTTCAAATAGTCAGGTATTTGGAATCGAGTTGCAGTTGTggtaagtggcagatgtggagaatcCCTTGTTCGCATGCTTGTGCGGTTGCTAGAGACAGAGGTCATGTTATGATTGACCTGATAGATGAGAAGTACTACCTAGGTACATGGAGATCACAGTACTATAGTGAAGTTTCATTTGATGCACCAAGACATGAAGAGTATTGGGTTGCACCTTCATGGAAATTGTGCATCACCCCTCAGCAGTTGATTCCTAGAACGCGTGGCCGAGTTAGAAGAAGGAGGATActtaatcaaatggatgtccaGGAGGAGGATGAACCGAGAGCTCCCCGTCGTTGCAGAAATTGCGGGATAGAGGGGCATGACCGAAGAAATTGCTCAGCCGGTGCCGTTCAGTAA